In a genomic window of Telopea speciosissima isolate NSW1024214 ecotype Mountain lineage chromosome 5, Tspe_v1, whole genome shotgun sequence:
- the LOC122662370 gene encoding norbelladine 4'-O-methyltransferase-like, protein MCVCIYIYRSEWLVPADEGQFLSMLMKIMKPKKTLEIGVFTGYSLLTTALALDDDAKITAIDPSREAYEVGLPFIKKAGVEHKINFIESLAMPVLDEMLASGEEMEFEFAFIDADKYNYLKYHEKLMKLVKIGGIIAYDNTLWFGSVAYEGEVKGMPERLMVQRASILELNSFLASDSRIELSVVSIGDGVTLCRRIS, encoded by the exons atgtgtgtgtgtatatatatatataggagcGAGTGGTTAGTCCCCGCCGATGAAGGGCAGTTCTTGTCTATGCTTATGAAGATTATGAAGCCTAAGAAGACGCTTGAAATCGGAGTTTTCACCGGTTATTCTCTTCTAACTACTGCCCTTGCATTGGATGATGATGCCAAG ATAACAGCAATAGACCCAAGCAGAGAAGCCTATGAGGTTGGGTTGCCATTCATTAAAAAGGCTGGTGTGGAGCACAAGATCAACTTTATTGAATCATTGGCAATGCCTGTCTTAGATGAGATGTTGGCTAGT GGAGAAGAAATGGAGTTCGAATTTGCATTTATTGATGCAGACAAATACAATTACTTGAAATACCATGAGAAACTGATGAAGCTTGTGAAGATTGGTGGGATTATAGCTTATGATAATACTCTCTGGTTTGGCTCTGTTGCTTATGAAGGAGAGGTTAAGGGAATGCCTGAGCGTTTGATGGTTCAAAGGGCCTCCATTCTGGAGTTAAACAGCTTCTTAGCCTCTGATTCCCGTATAGAACTTTCAGTAGTTTCTATCGGTGATGGCGTTACCTTGTGCAGACGCATTTCTTGA
- the LOC122661201 gene encoding putative caffeoyl-CoA O-methyltransferase At1g67980 isoform X4 translates to MGSEEAFNKCILQSEALVEYILKTSVYPRENQLLKDIRQATIEKYGYKSEMLVPADEGQFLSMLMKIMKPKKTIEIGVFTGYSLLTTALALDDDAKITAIDPSREAYEIGLPFIKKAGVEHKINFIESLAMPVLDEMLASGEEMEYEFAFIDADKYNYLKYHERLMKLVKIGGIIAYDNTLWLGSVAYEGEVKGMPERFMVQRGSILELNNFLASDSRIELSVVSIGDGVTLCRRIA, encoded by the exons ATGGGTAGCGAGGAGGCTTTCAATAAGTGTATCCTTCAAAGTGAAGCCCTTGTAGAG TACATCTTAAAAACAAGCGTTTATCCAAGAGAGAATCAGCTGCTCAAGGACATAAGGCAAGCAACTATTGAAAAATATGGCTACAA GAGTGAGATGTTAGTCCCTGCCGATGAAGGGCAGTTCTTGTCTATGCTTATGAAGATTATGAAGCCTAAGAAGACAATCGAGATCGGAGTTTTCACCGGTTATTCTCTTCTAACTACTGCCCTTGCATTGGATGATGATGCCAAG ATAACAGCAATAGACCCGAGTAGAGAAGCCTATGAGATTGGGTTGCCATTCATTAAAAAGGCTGGTGTGGAGCACAAGATCAACTTTATTGAATCATTGGCAATGCCTGTCTTAGATGAGATGTTGGCTAGT GGTGAAGAAATGGAGTACGAGTTTGCATTTATTGATGCAGACAAATACAATTACTTGAAATACCATGAGCGACTGATGAAGCTTGTGAAGATTGGTGGGATTATTGCTTATGATAATACTCTATGGCTTGGCTCAGTTGCTTATGAAGGAGAGGTTAAGGGAATGCCTGAGCGTTTTATGGTTCAAAGGGGTTCCATTCTGGAGTTGAACAACTTCTTAGCCTCTGATTCCCGTATAGAACTTTCAGTAGTTTCTATCGGTGATGGCGTTACCTTGTGCAGACGCATTGCTTGA